In Cicer arietinum cultivar CDC Frontier isolate Library 1 chromosome 7, Cicar.CDCFrontier_v2.0, whole genome shotgun sequence, a single window of DNA contains:
- the LOC101506360 gene encoding snakin-2-like → MERKKMALTLLLVMTFLLFCMAQASSVDSSVHIQDQFTNFELVKGPNRRLLAFVDCGRRCSVRCSMHSRPKVCMRACGTCCIRCKCVPPGTYGNREICGRCYTDMTTHGNKPKCP, encoded by the exons ATGGAGAGGAAAAAAATGGCTTTGACATTGCTACTTGTGATGACATTCTTGCTCTTCTGCATGGCTCAA GCATCATCTGTTGATTCTAGTGTCCACATTCAAGACCAATTTACCAATTTTGAG TTGGTAAAAGGACCTAATAGAAGGCTTTTGGCATTTGTGG ACTGTGGAAGAAGGTGCAGTGTGAGATGTAGTATGCACTCAAGGCCAAAAGTTTGCATGAGAGCTTGTGGGACATGTTGTATAAGGTGCAAGTGTGTTCCTCCAGGCACTTATGGGAACAGAGAAATATGTGGGAGGTGTTACACTGATATGACTACTCATGGCAACAAGCCCAAGTGTCCCTAA